One segment of Sinorhizobium sp. BG8 DNA contains the following:
- a CDS encoding MFS transporter, translating into MSDATSTVSPTAKHLNVPASNSPARVLFASLVGTTIEFFDFYVYATAAVIIFPHLFFPASDPTSAMLQSFATFSIAFFARPIGAVLFGHFGDKVGRKATLVAALVTMGLSTVVIGLLPTYESIGVAAPLLLALCRFGQGLGLGGEWGGAVLLATENAPPGKRTWYAMFPQLGAPIGFILSAGTFLILGEVMANEAFLSWGWRIPFVASILLVIIGLYVRLKITETPEFQKAIDKHERVQVPVTTIFKSYKRNLLLGTFTALATFVLFYLMTVFSLSWGTTKLGYTREQFLVIQMTGVVFFGLMIPVSGLLSDRYGRRLMLILTSIGIAVFGAFMGPLLAAGTLGAIACSIIGFGLMGMTYGPIGAALASPFPTSVRYTGASMTFNLASIFGASLAPYIATWLATTYSLNFVGYYLLAAAVLTLVCLLLSRESEVSA; encoded by the coding sequence ATGAGTGACGCTACTTCCACGGTGTCACCGACCGCAAAGCATTTGAATGTTCCCGCCAGTAACTCGCCGGCGCGTGTCCTCTTCGCAAGCTTGGTCGGTACGACCATCGAATTCTTTGATTTCTACGTCTATGCAACGGCCGCGGTGATCATCTTCCCGCACCTGTTCTTCCCGGCATCCGACCCGACCTCGGCAATGCTGCAGTCCTTCGCAACCTTCTCCATCGCCTTCTTCGCCCGACCGATCGGCGCCGTGCTTTTCGGCCATTTCGGCGACAAGGTCGGCCGCAAGGCAACACTGGTCGCGGCCCTGGTGACTATGGGACTGTCGACGGTGGTGATCGGTCTCCTGCCGACTTACGAAAGCATCGGCGTCGCCGCTCCGCTCCTCCTCGCACTGTGCCGCTTCGGCCAGGGCCTCGGGCTTGGCGGCGAATGGGGCGGCGCGGTGCTGCTCGCGACCGAGAACGCACCGCCCGGCAAGCGTACCTGGTACGCCATGTTCCCGCAGCTCGGCGCGCCGATCGGCTTCATCCTGTCCGCCGGCACGTTCCTCATTCTCGGGGAAGTGATGGCGAACGAGGCGTTCCTCTCCTGGGGATGGCGCATTCCGTTCGTCGCAAGCATCCTTCTCGTGATCATCGGCCTTTATGTCCGACTCAAGATCACCGAGACGCCGGAGTTCCAGAAGGCCATCGACAAGCACGAGCGCGTGCAGGTTCCGGTCACGACGATCTTCAAGTCCTACAAGCGCAACCTGCTCCTCGGCACGTTCACCGCGCTGGCGACCTTCGTGCTCTTCTATCTGATGACCGTCTTCTCGCTGTCGTGGGGCACCACGAAACTCGGCTACACGCGCGAGCAGTTCCTGGTGATCCAGATGACCGGTGTCGTCTTCTTCGGGCTGATGATTCCGGTTTCGGGCCTCCTCTCGGATCGCTACGGCCGCCGCCTCATGCTGATCCTGACCTCGATCGGCATCGCAGTTTTCGGCGCCTTCATGGGACCGCTGCTGGCCGCCGGCACCCTCGGAGCCATCGCCTGCTCGATCATCGGTTTCGGCCTGATGGGCATGACCTATGGTCCGATCGGCGCAGCCCTTGCCTCGCCCTTCCCGACATCGGTGCGCTACACGGGAGCGTCGATGACCTTCAACCTCGCAAGCATCTTCGGAGCGTCGCTCGCTCCCTACATCGCCACCTGGCTTGCCACGACCTACAGCCTGAACTTCGTCGGCTACTACCTGCTGGCGGCGGCGGTCCTCACGCTGGTCTGCCTCCTGCTGTCGCGCGAGAGCGAAGTCTCGGCCTGA
- a CDS encoding D-alanine--D-alanine ligase: protein MSDKHVAVLMGGFSSERPVSLSSGNACADALEAEGYRVTRVDVDHDVASVLAACKPDVAFNALHGPFGEDGTIQGILEYLQIPYTHSGVLASALAMDKGQAKIVAKAAGIPVAEARVMNRFDFTSAHPIKPPYVVKPVNEGSSFGVVIVKEDQSHPPQIITSGEWRYGDRVMVERYVYGRELTCGVMGDVALGVTEIVPQGHSFYDYDSKYVAGGSKHVIPAQISPNIYQKIQTLALKAHQAIGCRGVSRSDFRYDDRFSENGELVWLEINTQPGMTPTSLVPEMAAHAGHSFGEFLRWMVEDASCLR, encoded by the coding sequence ATGAGCGACAAGCATGTGGCGGTGCTAATGGGTGGGTTTTCGTCGGAGAGGCCGGTAAGCCTTTCTTCCGGCAATGCCTGCGCGGATGCACTGGAGGCCGAAGGCTATCGCGTCACCCGCGTGGATGTTGATCACGACGTTGCCAGCGTTCTTGCCGCCTGCAAGCCGGATGTCGCCTTTAATGCGCTTCATGGGCCGTTCGGCGAAGACGGAACGATCCAGGGCATTCTTGAATACCTGCAGATCCCCTACACCCACTCCGGCGTGCTCGCCTCTGCGCTCGCCATGGACAAGGGGCAGGCCAAGATCGTCGCCAAGGCGGCTGGTATCCCCGTCGCTGAAGCGCGCGTCATGAATCGCTTCGATTTCACGTCCGCCCATCCGATCAAGCCGCCCTATGTGGTCAAGCCGGTCAACGAGGGCTCCTCGTTCGGCGTGGTCATCGTGAAGGAGGATCAGTCGCATCCGCCCCAGATCATTACTTCGGGCGAGTGGCGCTACGGCGACCGGGTCATGGTCGAGCGCTACGTCTACGGTCGTGAGCTGACCTGCGGCGTCATGGGCGATGTTGCCCTTGGTGTTACGGAGATCGTGCCGCAGGGCCACAGTTTCTATGATTATGACTCGAAATACGTGGCGGGCGGCTCAAAACACGTCATTCCTGCGCAAATTTCACCAAATATTTACCAAAAAATACAAACACTGGCACTCAAGGCGCATCAAGCGATCGGGTGCCGAGGCGTGAGTCGTTCGGACTTCCGTTACGACGACCGGTTCTCCGAGAACGGCGAACTGGTGTGGCTGGAGATCAATACCCAGCCCGGCATGACCCCTACATCACTGGTGCCCGAAATGGCCGCGCATGCCGGTCATTCCTTTGGTGAGTTCTTGCGGTGGATGGTGGAG
- the aqpZ gene encoding aquaporin Z: MLKKLSAEFLGTFWLVFGGCGSAVLAAGFPGLGIGFVGVALAFGLTVLTMAYAVGGISGGHFNPAVSVGLTVAGKFPASSLLPYIVVQVAGAIVAAAVLYGIATGKPGFELGGFASNGYGEHSPGGYALTSALVTEVVMTFMFIFIILGATSGRVPAGFAPIAIGLALTLIHLVSIPVTNTSVNPARSTGVALFVGDWALGQLWLFWLAPIVGGALGGVAWKAVGEGS; this comes from the coding sequence ATGCTCAAGAAGCTTTCTGCGGAATTTCTCGGTACATTCTGGCTTGTGTTCGGCGGGTGCGGCAGTGCGGTGCTTGCCGCGGGCTTTCCCGGTCTCGGTATCGGATTCGTCGGCGTTGCGCTGGCCTTCGGCCTTACGGTGCTGACCATGGCCTATGCTGTCGGCGGCATATCCGGCGGACATTTCAACCCGGCCGTCTCGGTCGGACTGACGGTTGCCGGGAAGTTTCCCGCTTCCAGCCTCTTGCCCTACATCGTCGTGCAGGTGGCCGGCGCGATCGTCGCCGCAGCCGTCCTCTACGGGATCGCCACCGGCAAGCCGGGGTTCGAGCTCGGTGGTTTTGCTTCGAACGGTTACGGGGAACATTCGCCGGGCGGCTATGCCCTGACGTCGGCGCTGGTGACGGAGGTCGTGATGACCTTCATGTTCATCTTCATCATTCTCGGGGCGACGAGCGGCCGTGTGCCTGCGGGATTCGCCCCGATCGCGATCGGGCTTGCGCTGACACTTATCCATCTGGTCTCCATTCCGGTCACAAACACCTCCGTCAATCCCGCGCGTTCCACGGGCGTGGCCCTCTTCGTGGGGGACTGGGCGCTGGGGCAGCTCTGGCTGTTCTGGCTCGCCCCGATCGTCGGCGGGGCGCTTGGCGGGGTGGCCTGGAAGGCGGTCGGCGAGGGGAGCTGA